CTTATATAGGAAAATAATCCATGTCTCTTACCATATCACTAATGAGTTTAGTATGGTATTAAGCATTCACCAAAATATCTCAACTTTCAGAAAAATGGATCAAACAAAGCATAAGAGTAAAGAATGTCAGAAGGGCTGTAGTTTCAGGATATTTGCTAGAGATGCAGTTGTGAATTGTGTGATGAAATGTCTTTGTAGGTACAAGCAGTAACTGTTCTCTTTATAATTTGTTAGCATAATAGTCCTTGCTGTTACTTGTATTGCTAACATAAAATCTAGGATGCCATTTAACAAAACAGTAACTTCACTATGAAATTAGAAAACATAAACCTAGTTATAAGTCTGCAATGAAAAAAGTGTACCAAATGCTGTTAAGAGTTTTCATCTCCAAGCACAAGAGACAATAAGAACCTGATTCATCCAACCAAGATAAAGTGTGCCATCTCTCTCTTCTAGAGTGTAATGTCCAGGGTAGCTTTCTAAAAGGGTCTTGATTGAAGCATTAACAAAGGAGCTCAGCGGATAAGGCGCGAATCCGGCAGCGGCAAAACGCCGTCTCCACTTGTTCAGAAGCTCGTGCCGTTCGACTCTTTCTTCCCCTTCGCAGGCTACTAAGTTGACAACTTCTCTAGCCAAGCAGTGCTGCTCAACATTGATCCTCTCCTTGTGTTCCCTTGGCAGGACAGCATCAATCGATTCGAAAACAGCCAAGTAGTAGTTCAATGTCACCATGAAACGCGGCAAGAATTGAGCATTATTAGTACTAAACTCTTGCTCAACTAGAGTCACTACCTTGGGAGACAAGTTCTTTGCCAATCTCAACAACCGGTCGCGAGGATTTAGACTGGTAACACTTTCATCCGGAACATGGTGCAGCATAATGGCAAAATTCACTGCCACAGCTTCATTAGTTCGAAGTTCAAGATCTTCTAGTTGCACCTCAGAAGCAGGAACTCTGACAGCATGGAACTCAAAAGGTACATTACATGACTGTGCAAGTGCTGATAGCCTTTTCCCTACAATGTCAAGTCCCCCTCCCCGGGCATAAGCCGAAAAGGAGTCATCAACAGCTGTTATTCTGATACTAGGAGGCCCTCCCGGCCGGCAAGCAAGAGCCTGTATTAGGCTTACCCACTGAGTTCCCTGGCTAATCTGAAAATCAATTATGTGAACATGACTTTCCTCCTTCATAGCTTCGGCAATTGCTCCATTCGCCGACATATACCCAAACTTGAAGTATGGACATATTTCATAGAGTACATGCATGTAGGAAAGGAGTTCGTTGCCGGTTGGCTCGCTGCATTTTAAGGCCTTGTAGATTTTGCTTCCTGTGCAAGCCATCCTTGCAATAAGAGACTCCAACATGTATGCTCCTAATCGTTGCAGAGGATCCCCTGAAATCGAAACCATTTTTCGCAACTCTGATATCAGCCAATCAGTAGTCTCCATATCGTTCTCTGCCATTGATTTTGCACAAGTATAAAGCATCTCCTTTAAATCACCTCTGGATATGATCTCCATTGTTTTCTTCCACTTCTCTGCAGCCACCAAAAAG
Above is a genomic segment from Arachis stenosperma cultivar V10309 chromosome 1, arast.V10309.gnm1.PFL2, whole genome shotgun sequence containing:
- the LOC130966577 gene encoding scarecrow-like protein 21, whose amino-acid sequence is MQTSQEHELPYGSGRFYIEPAENQESYCFPSSENLENYSSSDNSNHATYPLVKISDPYCTLESASTSNIPGQNSASTANFSPNGSPVSKLEPKSHVLRPQHSLETTNGSPEINSCLTHDFDDLRDKIRELETAMLGPDTNTLNMYDIVVPEPEEPDSFLVAAEKWKKTMEIISRGDLKEMLYTCAKSMAENDMETTDWLISELRKMVSISGDPLQRLGAYMLESLIARMACTGSKIYKALKCSEPTGNELLSYMHVLYEICPYFKFGYMSANGAIAEAMKEESHVHIIDFQISQGTQWVSLIQALACRPGGPPSIRITAVDDSFSAYARGGGLDIVGKRLSALAQSCNVPFEFHAVRVPASEVQLEDLELRTNEAVAVNFAIMLHHVPDESVTSLNPRDRLLRLAKNLSPKVVTLVEQEFSTNNAQFLPRFMVTLNYYLAVFESIDAVLPREHKERINVEQHCLAREVVNLVACEGEERVERHELLNKWRRRFAAAGFAPYPLSSFVNASIKTLLESYPGHYTLEERDGTLYLGWMNQVLIVSCAWR